A single window of Gossypium arboreum isolate Shixiya-1 chromosome 13, ASM2569848v2, whole genome shotgun sequence DNA harbors:
- the LOC108461628 gene encoding beta-glucosidase 18-like, which produces MPVNVIIHVSLIFFVVYLLVSSTSNAEGFEIESQDVRRSEFPDNFLFGTAVSSYQVEGGYLEDGKGLSNWDVFTHIPGNIKNNENGDDADDDYHLFLVDAEIAQSLGVNAYRFSISWARILPRGRFGEVNPGGIKFYNKIIDNLLLRGIEPFLTIHHFDLPQELEDRYGAWLSPLMQDDFLLLAETCFKSFGDRVKYWTTINEPNMFAEMSYVRGLYPPAHCSPPFGNCSVGNADIEPLIVVHNMLLAHGKAVKLYRERFQSKQGGSIGLVVHLHMYEPLRDVESDRQAVNRALAFTGGWVLDPLVFGDYPPEMRQYHRSELPRFSSEETEYMRGSIDFIGLNHYSTLYAKDCIHSPCVLGGDHFIRGFTFTTGERDGILIGEPTGVERFYVVPRGMEKIVDHVSKRYNNMPIYVTENGYCPPLTEAAPNLLHDVNRINFYNGYLAALSRAIRKGADVRGYFAWSLMDNFEWAGGYSSTFGLYYVDRLTMNRTPKLSAKWFQHFLANRSSARFNRQRFVNRTPKSGRVRKSKYIVIATTNANARDV; this is translated from the exons ATGCCTGTTAATGTCATAATCCACGtctctttgattttttttgttgtaTATCTACTTGTTTCTTCTACTTCTAATGCTGAAGGTTTTGAGATCGAAAGCCAAGATGTTAGAAGATCTGAATTCCCAGATAACTTTCTCTTTGGTACAGCTGTTTCTTCATACCAG GTTGAAGGAGGATATCTTGAAGATGGAAAAGGCCTAAGCAACTGGGATGTTTTCACTCATATTCCAG GAAACATTAAAAACAATGAGAATGGAGATGATGCAGATGATGATTACCATCTGTTCTTG GTAGATGCTGAGATTGCACAATCACTTGGGGTGAATGCATATCGGTTTTCGATTTCATGGGCTAGAATTCTACCTA GAGGAAGGTTTGGTGAAGTTAATCCAGGTGGAATCAAGTTCTATAACAAAATTATAGACAACCTCTTGCTCAGGG GAATTGAACCATTTCTGACAATACACCATTTTGATCTTCCACAAGAACTGGAGGATAGATATGGGGCTTGGCTCAGTCCACTAATGCA GGATGATTTTCTTCTTTTGGCCGAAACCTGTTTCAAGAGCTTTGGCGATAGAGTTAAGTACTGGACAACTATCAATGAGCCTAATATGTTTGCAGAAATGTCATATGTTAGGGGACTTTATCCACCTGCTCATTGTTCTCCACCTTTCGGAAATTGTTCAGTTGGCAATGCAGACATTGAGCCTCTTATAGTTGTTCACAACATGTTATTAGCCCATGGCAAGGCTGTTAAGCTATACCGAGAACGATTTCAG TCAAAACAAGGTGGTTCGATAGGATTAGTTGTGCATTTACATATGTATGAACCACTAAGAGATGTAGAATCCGATCGTCAAGCCGTGAATCGGGCTCTGGCTTTTACAGGAGGCTG GGTTTTAGATCCTCTGGTATTTGGAGATTATCCTCCTGAAATGCGCCAGTACCACAGGAGTGAACTGCCAAGATTTTCCAGTGAAGAAACTGAGTATATGAGAGGCAGTATTGATTTTATTGGCCTTAATCATTATTCAACATTATATGCCAAGGATTGCATCCATTCTCCTTGCGTCTTAGGTGGAGACCATTTCATCAGAGGCTTTACATTCACAACTGGAGAAAGAGATGGCATTCTAATCGGTGAACCA ACCGGTGTTGAAAGATTTTATGTTGTTCCGAGGGGCATGGAGAAGATTGTTGATCATGTTTCAAAAAGATACAATAACATGCCCATATATGTAACAGAGAATG GATATTGTCCCCCACTGACTGAAGCCGCTCCAAATTTGCTGCATGATGTCAACCGAATCAATTTCTACAATGGTTATCTTGCTGCTTTGTCCCGAGCAATTAG GAAGGGTGCTGATGTACGGGGATACTTTGCATGGAGCTTGATGGATAACTTTGAATGGGCAGGAGGTTACAGTTCAACATTCGGACTTTACTACGTTGATCGTCTAACTATGAACCGAACTCCCAAGCTTTCTGCTAAATGGTTTCAACATTTTCTTGCAAACAGAAGCAGTGCAAGATTTAACAGACAAAGGTTCGTCAATCGAACACCCAAATCTGGACGTGTTCGAAAAAGCAAATATATCGTAATTGCTACAACTAATGCTAATGCAAGAGATGTGTGA